A DNA window from uncultured Methanoregula sp. contains the following coding sequences:
- the glyS gene encoding glycine--tRNA ligase: MSDVFENVMELAKRRGFIWPTSECYGAVAGFIDYGPLGAMMKRRIENVWREFYVIREGYYEIECPTIAQESVFIASGHVAGFADKMCQCPHCKEFLRADHVAEGGGVPNAGTMKKEELAATLAGCKCLACEEVLGNVEVFNFNLMFKTMIGPGTQRTGYLRPETAQGMFVDFTRLLRFYRDKLPFGAVQIGKSYRNEISPRQGMIRLREFTQAEAEIFVHPDEKNRHPRFQRYADYRMPLLTYVQQEKCEEAITLSMREAVDKGVIANEYLAYYVALTHDLLVTIGIKPERLRFRQHLPDERAHYATDCWDAEILSDRFGWVETVGLADRTSYDLNAHAQASGTPMTVFIQYAEPKKVARRRIIPNMGVLGKQYRNKAKAIFEALGNSTPTENGADVVVDGEKIHIPADLFEVRDEVIDVRGEDVVPHVVEPSYGIDRMCYAVLEQAYDEDTADGEVRTVMRLSPKVAPVQVAVFPLMTRDGLDTIADDITRTLHKKGIQAEYDDSGAIGRRYRRQDEIGTPFAVTVDYDTKENNTVTLRDRDSMKQVRVAIEKLPELVSALVEGSIKFSSLE, encoded by the coding sequence ATGAGCGATGTTTTTGAGAATGTGATGGAACTTGCCAAACGCCGGGGCTTCATCTGGCCCACGTCAGAATGTTACGGCGCCGTTGCGGGCTTCATCGATTACGGGCCGCTCGGGGCGATGATGAAGCGGCGGATCGAGAATGTCTGGCGGGAATTCTATGTTATCCGCGAGGGCTACTATGAGATCGAGTGCCCGACCATTGCCCAGGAATCGGTTTTTATCGCTTCCGGCCATGTGGCCGGGTTTGCCGACAAGATGTGCCAGTGCCCGCACTGCAAGGAATTCCTCCGCGCAGATCACGTTGCGGAGGGTGGCGGTGTCCCGAACGCGGGGACGATGAAGAAGGAGGAACTGGCTGCAACCCTTGCCGGCTGCAAGTGCCTTGCTTGCGAAGAAGTGCTCGGGAATGTGGAAGTCTTCAACTTCAACCTGATGTTCAAGACCATGATCGGCCCGGGCACCCAGCGGACCGGCTATCTCCGGCCCGAGACTGCCCAGGGCATGTTCGTGGATTTCACCCGGCTGCTCCGGTTCTACCGCGACAAGCTCCCGTTCGGTGCAGTCCAGATCGGAAAGTCCTACCGGAACGAGATCTCCCCCCGGCAGGGGATGATCCGGCTCCGCGAGTTCACGCAGGCCGAGGCTGAAATTTTCGTCCACCCGGACGAGAAGAACCGGCACCCCCGGTTCCAACGGTATGCAGACTATCGGATGCCTCTCCTGACCTATGTCCAGCAGGAGAAATGCGAAGAGGCGATCACCCTCTCGATGCGGGAAGCGGTTGACAAGGGTGTAATTGCGAACGAGTACCTTGCGTATTACGTTGCCCTGACCCACGACCTGCTGGTCACCATCGGGATCAAGCCCGAGCGGCTCCGCTTCCGGCAGCACCTGCCGGATGAGCGGGCGCACTATGCAACGGACTGCTGGGATGCCGAGATCCTCTCCGACCGGTTCGGCTGGGTCGAGACGGTCGGCCTTGCGGACCGGACCAGTTATGACTTAAACGCCCATGCCCAGGCAAGCGGCACGCCGATGACGGTCTTCATCCAGTACGCCGAGCCCAAAAAAGTGGCCCGCCGGCGGATCATCCCGAACATGGGAGTCCTTGGGAAACAGTACCGGAACAAGGCAAAGGCGATCTTCGAAGCCCTCGGGAATTCAACCCCCACCGAGAACGGTGCCGATGTTGTTGTCGATGGCGAGAAGATCCACATCCCGGCCGATCTCTTCGAGGTCCGGGACGAGGTCATTGATGTCCGGGGCGAGGATGTTGTCCCGCACGTGGTCGAACCATCGTACGGCATTGACCGGATGTGCTATGCCGTGCTCGAACAGGCATATGATGAGGACACCGCCGATGGCGAAGTCCGGACCGTCATGCGCCTCTCCCCGAAGGTTGCCCCGGTCCAGGTCGCGGTCTTCCCGCTCATGACCCGCGACGGGCTCGACACCATTGCCGACGATATCACCCGCACGCTCCACAAGAAGGGCATCCAGGCGGAATACGATGACTCGGGCGCCATTGGCCGGCGGTACCGGAGGCAGGACGAGATCGGTACCCCGTTTGCGGTCACGGTCGATTACGATACCAAAGAGAACAACACCGTCACCCTCCGGGACCGGGACAGCATGAAGCAGGTACGGGTCGCTATCGAGAAACTGCCGGAACTGGTCAGTGCGCTGGTTGAGGGGAGCATAAAATTCTCATCATTAGAATAA
- a CDS encoding response regulator receiver protein: MTEDKRKAHLLKLFSSMSGKTKIVEPMKNIHGTLRDSDAIEREVALVMREITEQGIFKTSLKPIQLAKLVTSFYAGKNDTEIARELGDEKLSKTVARARVRLKLFRELDFKMPFDKEKMEELIESGKTMKEVSEELGVSPSTLREYRHVIEEQEDPTIDPYIDRIRDVMEDRDLTEQMTRSATADSLGDSIDITEAELIDVT; the protein is encoded by the coding sequence ATGACCGAAGACAAACGCAAGGCACATCTCCTGAAACTCTTCAGCTCCATGTCGGGCAAGACAAAGATAGTCGAGCCCATGAAAAATATCCATGGCACCTTAAGAGACAGCGACGCGATCGAACGCGAGGTCGCTCTCGTAATGAGAGAGATCACGGAACAGGGAATTTTCAAGACTTCCTTAAAACCGATCCAGCTTGCAAAGCTCGTCACCTCATTCTACGCAGGGAAGAATGATACTGAGATTGCCCGGGAACTCGGTGATGAAAAACTGAGCAAGACCGTTGCACGTGCACGAGTCAGGCTCAAACTGTTCCGCGAACTGGACTTCAAGATGCCGTTCGACAAGGAAAAGATGGAAGAACTCATTGAATCCGGTAAGACCATGAAAGAGGTCTCGGAGGAACTGGGCGTCAGCCCCTCGACCCTCCGCGAATACCGGCATGTTATCGAAGAGCAGGAAGATCCGACTATCGACCCGTACATCGACCGGATCCGGGACGTTATGGAAGACCGGGACCTCACCGAGCAGATGACCCGGAGCGCAACCGCCGACAGCCTCGGCGATTCCATCGATATCACGGAAGCCGAACTCATCGATGTAACATAA
- a CDS encoding metal-dependent hydrolase, whose protein sequence is MQITYLGHSCILLSGTKRVIIDPFIEGGSVRAADPDIVAVTHGHSDHLGEAVALNKKTIAITEIARYLKSRGVPAESMNIGGTHVVDGVSFTMTPAQHSSSIEEAPPGLSGGAPAGFVIRMDGTTVYHAGDTGLFSDMKLIGELYHPDIAFLPIGGRYTMGTSEAMIAAQYIGAKTIIPIHYNTYDRIAADPDAFKKAIERTTDLKVKILQPGESFTPGS, encoded by the coding sequence ATGCAAATTACGTACCTTGGACATTCCTGCATACTGCTCTCCGGTACAAAACGGGTCATCATCGACCCGTTCATCGAGGGAGGGAGTGTCCGTGCCGCGGATCCGGATATCGTTGCCGTGACCCACGGGCATTCCGATCACCTGGGCGAAGCGGTTGCGCTCAATAAAAAGACCATTGCCATCACCGAGATCGCCCGGTACCTGAAATCCAGAGGAGTGCCTGCCGAGAGCATGAACATCGGGGGAACTCACGTTGTGGATGGGGTCTCGTTCACCATGACCCCTGCCCAGCACTCATCCTCCATCGAGGAAGCTCCCCCCGGGCTTTCCGGCGGCGCTCCTGCGGGTTTTGTCATCCGGATGGATGGCACAACCGTGTACCATGCCGGCGACACCGGGCTCTTCTCCGACATGAAGCTCATCGGTGAATTGTATCACCCGGATATTGCATTCCTTCCCATAGGAGGACGGTACACGATGGGGACCAGCGAGGCGATGATTGCTGCACAGTATATCGGAGCAAAGACCATCATCCCCATCCACTACAACACGTATGACCGGATCGCCGCAGACCCGGATGCATTCAAAAAAGCCATCGAGCGGACAACCGATCTGAAGGTGAAGATTCTCCAGCCGGGCGAGAGTTTCACACCCGGGTCCTGA
- a CDS encoding STAS domain-containing protein produces the protein MTLEIIPLEDAQVVLFPLRFDAQNAPEVEADLKRLLATAPLKMIFDFSKTDYVASAGLRVLLVVTRDQMKAGRKVALVEIRPQVLKIFEMAGFTSIFPISQTRAAALEKMA, from the coding sequence ATGACTCTTGAGATAATTCCGCTGGAAGACGCACAGGTTGTTCTTTTCCCCTTAAGATTCGATGCCCAGAACGCACCTGAGGTTGAAGCAGACCTCAAACGCCTTCTTGCCACTGCTCCCCTTAAGATGATCTTCGATTTCTCAAAAACCGATTACGTGGCGAGCGCCGGCCTGCGGGTTCTCCTGGTGGTGACCCGGGACCAGATGAAGGCCGGAAGGAAAGTGGCGCTCGTCGAGATTCGCCCCCAGGTTCTCAAGATCTTTGAGATGGCCGGGTTCACGAGCATATTCCCCATCAGCCAGACGCGGGCCGCCGCTCTTGAAAAGATGGCCTGA
- a CDS encoding VWA domain-containing protein, giving the protein MSDDSYLDQQPLGPVTFAENPEPRCPCLLLLDTSGSMAGQPIAELNAGLRAFYEELQGDSLASKRVEVALISFGPVRIISNFNTVDYFLDPTLVAEGDTPLGEAIRQGIDLIRKRKDEYRANGISFYRPWIFLITDGSPTDEWQHAAAAIREGESSKSFAFFVVGVQNADMKTLRQLSVREPLKLQGLKFREFFQWLSNSMKSASRSNPGDRILLSPPSGWSEI; this is encoded by the coding sequence ATGAGCGACGATTCCTATCTCGATCAACAACCTCTCGGACCGGTAACTTTTGCGGAGAACCCCGAACCCCGCTGCCCGTGCCTGCTGCTGCTGGACACCTCGGGGTCCATGGCAGGCCAGCCGATTGCCGAACTCAATGCGGGCCTCCGCGCCTTTTACGAAGAACTGCAGGGAGATTCCCTGGCCTCCAAGCGCGTGGAGGTTGCCCTCATATCGTTTGGCCCGGTCCGGATCATCAGCAATTTCAATACGGTTGATTATTTCCTCGACCCCACCCTTGTGGCAGAAGGGGACACTCCCCTCGGGGAAGCTATCCGGCAGGGAATCGATCTCATCAGGAAACGAAAAGACGAGTACCGGGCAAACGGGATCTCGTTTTACCGTCCCTGGATCTTCCTGATAACGGATGGGTCCCCGACCGATGAGTGGCAGCATGCGGCAGCAGCAATCCGGGAGGGCGAGAGCTCGAAATCCTTTGCATTTTTTGTCGTCGGTGTCCAGAATGCGGACATGAAGACCCTCCGGCAGTTGTCCGTGCGCGAGCCTTTGAAACTCCAGGGGCTCAAGTTCCGGGAATTCTTCCAGTGGCTCTCCAATTCCATGAAATCGGCGTCGCGGAGCAATCCCGGCGACCGGATTCTCCTCTCTCCACCCTCCGGCTGGAGTGAGATATGA
- a CDS encoding PP2C family serine/threonine-protein phosphatase → MTWKHIAASVTGISHTNRNENGQDYCRATVVQFSDREFFIGLAADGAGSTIEGGVGAQIACDTMLAGIADSIRACGDLAAVPDGDIEHWVEVSRGAIAAQALESAKPIREYACTLIGCIVADNHAIFLQIGDGGIVIHEEAGYTAVFWPDQGEYANTTYFITDETFLPHLSRHRSGTPPDEIALFTDGLQNLVLSFSQKTPHAGFFRPLFETLRKSPGGENLVLTEQLRTFLTSREINERSDDDKTLILAVR, encoded by the coding sequence ATGACATGGAAGCACATCGCAGCTTCGGTTACGGGAATCTCGCACACAAACCGGAATGAGAACGGCCAGGACTACTGCAGGGCAACGGTGGTCCAGTTCTCGGACCGGGAATTTTTTATTGGTCTTGCTGCCGACGGGGCAGGGAGCACGATCGAGGGAGGAGTCGGGGCGCAGATCGCCTGCGACACCATGCTTGCCGGCATCGCAGATTCCATCCGGGCCTGCGGGGATCTCGCGGCAGTACCCGATGGGGACATTGAGCACTGGGTCGAAGTCTCCCGCGGAGCCATAGCAGCGCAGGCGCTGGAGAGTGCAAAACCAATCCGGGAATACGCCTGCACCCTCATCGGCTGCATTGTTGCAGACAACCATGCAATCTTCTTGCAGATCGGGGACGGGGGCATTGTCATCCACGAGGAGGCCGGATATACTGCAGTCTTCTGGCCGGACCAGGGGGAGTACGCCAACACCACCTATTTCATAACGGATGAAACGTTCCTCCCGCACCTCAGCCGGCACCGGTCCGGAACTCCCCCGGACGAGATCGCCCTGTTCACGGACGGGCTCCAGAACCTGGTCCTCTCGTTCTCACAAAAAACTCCCCATGCAGGTTTCTTCAGGCCCCTGTTCGAGACCTTGAGAAAGAGCCCCGGGGGAGAGAACCTGGTACTTACAGAACAGTTGCGGACGTTTCTTACAAGTCGCGAGATCAATGAGCGCAGCGACGATGACAAGACCCTGATTCTTGCCGTGCGGTAA